A section of the Pochonia chlamydosporia 170 chromosome 2, whole genome shotgun sequence genome encodes:
- a CDS encoding golgi matrix protein (similar to Cordyceps militaris CM01 XP_006666985.1) → MSSTAAAEPTQAVNSASKKKNNKKKKNANKNKDPAPLSNGDANHDEEHHDIDEESDIDAADNSKKPERDGNGHAVEPSNANDGTTDSDPTAKLEAMGKEREALRAEVEQLRKQLESIQETHQQEVSQLKTDLDETNSAKEHAEEQYQTLLGRVEKIKESLSDRLKRDKAELHEARERIEELETQNEQLQGSAQSSGEDVEKLKEELQDANRELSTLRSRNNLSAHNWHKEKEELTRTVQHLKEEMETTANAMGEWEVLAMEERSIKENLADKVGDLEEQIATLKQNYETAAADRDSQTTLVDNLQNALREIQDARKKELRDMVETTESQLQAQKQLAQQAEVRATEAEEAKSEMSKELERTAPFEKEVREKNLLIGKLRHEAIVLNDHLTKALRYLKKTKPEDNVDRQVVTNHLLHFLTLDRGDAKRFQVLQVMAGYLNWTDEQREQAGLARPGGSGGSLRLPASPFHRTPSSPSLNADVFSEPTSAKDRESLADLWANFLERSAREGAGDGTAKDSGSRKASVSSTTTGAGAGKPDSAA, encoded by the exons ATGTCGTCGACTGCTGCGGCCGAGCCTACCCAGGCTGTCAATTCAG cgtccaagaagaagaacaacaaaaaaaagaagaatgccaaTAAGAACAAGGATCCTGCACCTTTGAGTAACGGGGATGCGAATCACGACGAGGAGCATCATGATATTGACGAAGAGTCGGACATT GATGCTGCCGATAATTCCAAGAAGCCGGAGCGAGACGGTAACGGTCACGCCGTAGAGCCATCCAATGCCAACGACGGAACGACGGACTCAGATCCCACTGCGAAACTCGAAGCAATGGGCAAGGAGCGGGAGGCGCTGCGCGCAGAAGTGGAACAGCTTCGCAAACAATTAGAGAGCATTCAGGAAACGCATCAACAAGAAGTATCGCAACTGAAAACCGACCTCGACGAAACCAACTCGGCCAAGGAGCACGCCGAAGAGCAATACCAGACACTCCTCGGCCGAGTCGAGAAGATCAAGGAGTCCCTTAGTGACAGGCTAAAGCGCGACAAGGCCGAGCTGCACGAGGCGAGAGAGCGTATAGAAGAGCTGGAAACACAAAATGAGCAGCTGCAAGGCTCGGCACAGTCCTCGGGCGAGGATGTCGAGAAACTCAAGGAGGAGCTGCAGGACGCTAACAGGGAGCTGTCAACGCTGCGGAGTCGTAATAATTTGTCGGCGCACAACTGGCacaaggaaaaggaggaGCTGACCAGGACGGTGCAGCACctcaaggaggagatggagacgacgGCGAATGCCATGGGCGAGTGGGAGGTGCTGGCCATGGAGGAACGCTCCATCAAGGAGAACCTGGCGGATAAAGTGGGTGATCTCGAGGAGCAAATTGCGACGCTGAAGCAAAACTACGAGACCGCTGCCGCGGATCGGGACAGCCAAACTACGCTCGTGGATAACTTGCAGAATGCACTGAGAGAAATTCAAGACGCCCGCAAGAAGGAGCTGCGAGATATGGTGGAAACGACGGAGTCGCAGCTCCAGGCGCAGAAGCAATTGGCTCAACAGGCAGAGGTGCGAGCTACAGAAGCTGAAGAGGCCAAGAGTGAAATGTCCAAGGAACTTGAGCGGACGGCACCGTTTGAGAAGGAGGTCAGGGAGAAGAATTTGCTGATTGGCAAGTTGAGACATGAGGCGATTGTTTTGAACGACCACTTGACCAAGGCGCTGCGGTAtctgaagaagacgaagccaGAGGACAATGTCGATAG ACAAGTGGTAACAaaccacctcctccactTTCTCACCCTCGATCGTGGCGACGCCAAACGCTTTCAAGTCCTCCAAGTAATGGCCGGCTACCTCAATTGGACCGATGAGCAACGCGAGCAAGCTGGTCTCGCTCGTCCCGGCGGCTCAGGCGGCAGCTTGCGATTGCCCGCATCCCCATTCCACAGAACCCCGAGCTCACCTTCACTCAACGCCGACGTCTTCTCGGAACCTACCTCCGCCAAAGACAGGGAATCTCTCGCGGATCTATGGGCGAATTTCTTGGAGAGAAGCGCGCGGGAGGGCGCAGGTGATGGGACGGCAAAGGATTCCGGGTCCCGCAAGGCCA
- a CDS encoding RNA recognition motif domain-containing protein (similar to Metarhizium robertsii ARSEF 23 XP_007821569.1) has product MAPELRKRKSVSEAQKSNGVAKTAEKPTPKGKRKAAEDASPVSLKKQKPSKKVIATEKPAKSPKQSKPTKATKAAKAAKPAEEEDDVLQLDDSDDSDGEDNDNVKNLAAEIDSEDEAPVDKAVSFKPGQDVGKIPSVSKELAKAAKEATGEPGVLYIGRIPHGFYEHEMRQYLSQFGPVSRVRLSRNKKTGASKHFAFVEFQEATTAEIVAKTMDNYLLFGHILKCKTIPKENVHDDLFKGANRRFKKVPWNKMAGLKLQKPQGESTWKTKVSKEKTKRAKQAAKFKDMGYEFDAPDLKDVPPPQATENAAEEPKAIEAAPEEEPVQEEIKASKKSKAEEPAAEAESIPAPKAKAGKGAKGKARKGKA; this is encoded by the exons ATGGCTCCAGAACTccgaaaaagaaaat CGGTTTCCGAAGCTCAGAAGAGCAACGGCGTCGCCAAGACTGCGGAAAAGCCTACGCCAAAGGGCAAGAGAAAGG CTGCGGAGGACGCCTCCCCAGTgtcattgaagaagcagaagcctTCTAAAAAGGTTATCGCGACCGAAAAGCCAGCAAAGTCCCCAAAACAGTCCAAGCCAACGAAGGCTACGAAGGCTGCGAAGGCTGCGAAGccggcagaggaggaggacgatgTCCTGCAGCTGGATGACTCCGACGACTCAGACGGCGAGGATAACGACAACGTCAAGAATTTAGCTGCTGAGATTGACTCTGAAGACGAGGCACCTGTCGATAAAGCCGTGTCCTTCAAACCAGGCCAGGATGTTGGCAAGATCCCTTCCGTGTCCAAGGAGCTcgcaaaggctgccaaggaggcCACAGGAGAGCCAGGAGTTTTGTACATTGGCAGAATCCCTCACGGTTTCTACGAACACGAAATGAGACAATACCTCTCTCAGTTTGGCCCTGTTAGCCGCGTTCGTCTGTCGAGAAACAAGAAGACCGGTGCCAGCAAGCATTTTGCTTTTGTGGAGTTCCAGGAAGCAACCACTGCGGAGATTGTTGCCAAGACCATGGACAACTACCTGCTCTTTGGACACATCCTCAAGTGCAAGACTATCCCCAAGGAGAATGTCCACGATGATTTGTTCAAGGGAGCCAATAGGCGATTCAAGAAGGTCCCGTGGAACAAGATGGCCGGTCTAAAGCTTCAGAAGCCACAGGGCGAGTCGACCTGGAAGACCAAGGTGTCCAAGGAAAAGACCAAGCGCGCCAAACAGGCCGCCAAGTTTAAGGATATGGGATACGAGTTCGATGCCCCGGATCTGAAAGATGTGCCGCCTCCACAAGCCACCGAAAACGCTGCTGAAGAGCCCAAGGCCATAGAAGCTGCCCCCGAGGAGGAGCCTGTTCAAGAAGAGATCAAGGCATCCAAGAAGTCCAAAGCGGAGGAGCCcgctgctgaagctgaatCGATACCCGCACCTAaagccaaggctggcaaaggtgccaagggcaaggcaagaaagGGAAAGGCTTGA
- a CDS encoding survival motor neuron protein (SMN) domain-containing protein, whose protein sequence is MGGERVDLSHEEVWDDSSLIDSWNEALAEYKVRAVLFTTHARRKESLVDSRFRQKYHSIHAKGGSIRDLESKIATHDKEVESNKQANSSEAVSAGNEDPDGNISSSEHGQPLQKDGAAPAPVAPPPQALLGSIRDDNLKKLLMSWYYAGYYTGLFEGQQAQKPQS, encoded by the exons ATGGGCGGCGAACGGGTTGACCTCAGCCATGAGGAAGTATGGGATGACTCTTCACTCATAGACTCTTGGAACGAGGCTTTGGCAGAGTACAAGGTACGAGCTGTTCTCTTCACCACACATGCAAGGCGCAAAGAATCACTAGTTGACAGTCGATTTCGTCAGAAATACCACAGCATCCACGCCAAAGGCGGAAGCATCAGAGATCTAGAGTCAAAAATCGCCAC CCACGATAAAGAAGTTGAATcaaacaaacaagccaaCAGTTCCGAAGCTGTCTCCGCCGGCAACGAAGATCCGGACGGCAAT ATCTCGTCGTCGGAGCATGGCCAGCCGTTGCAGAAGGATGGAGCTGCGCCTGCTCCGGTtgcaccaccgccgcaaGCTCTTCTTGGCTCAA TACGCGACGACAATCTTAAGAAACTCCTCATGTCCTGGTATTACGCCGGTTATTACACTGGGCTTTTCGAAGGACAGCAGGCGCAAAAGCCACAGTCTTGA
- a CDS encoding serine-threonine rich protein (similar to Metarhizium acridum CQMa 102 XP_007808157.1): MKFSTTLSLAVAPLAMARRVANVFPPQNLPRNVDTELSERGVTVIKGMRGSGISLNALTEVVIIWANPGNGASTTTINQQVTVTKTVTAGAGGQATVINGATTTIKEGQTATIPGRGASHTVKVGGPGGLAFQPDQLNKVPVGDTVVFEFLSQNHTVTQSPFDTPCKAMAGGMDSGFLANPNNTVSPPPQVAMQVMTDKPLWFYCRQKGHCGKGMVFSINPTAEKTQAMFQGLAIAQNGTGSGTPITGGQQSGAPPPPAQSSGAPTGGSGAVPGQGTVGADGSCQCIASCDSGAFPAAVQGVGAFGGMGGGLPVSMGSM, from the exons atgaagttctCAACGACCCTTTCCCTGGCCGTGGCCCCTCTCGCCATGGCCCGACGAGTCGCCAACGTTTTCCCTCCTCAAAACCTTCCTCGAAATGTCGACACTGAGCTCAGTGAGCGAGGCGTTACCGTCATCAAGGGCATGCGCGGATCTGGCATCAGCCTCAACGCTCTCACCGAGGTTGTCATCATCTGGGCTAACCCTGGCAATGGAGCCTCCAcgaccaccatcaaccagcaaGTCACTGTGACCAAGACCGTTACTGCCGGAGCCGGTGGCCAGGCGACTGTTATCAACGGTgcgaccaccaccatcaaggaAGGCCAAACGGCTACTATTCCTGGCAGAGGAGCCAGCCATACCGTCAAGGTTGGTGGCCCTGGTGGCCTTGCCTTTCAGCCGGATCAGTTGAACAAGGTCCCTGTTGGCGACACCGTTGTTTTCGAGTTCCTGTCTCAGAACCACACCGTTACCCAGTCTCCTTTCGATACGCCTTGCAAGGCTATGGCTGGTGGTATGGATTCCGGCTTCCTCGCGAATCCTAACAACACTGTTTCTCCCCCCCCTCAGGTTGCTATGCAGGTCATGACCGACAAGCCTCTCT GGTTCTACTGCCGACAAAAGGGCCACTGCGGCAAGGGCATGgtcttctccatcaaccCTACCGCCGAGAAGACCCAGGCCATGTTCCAGGGACTGGCCATCGCTCAGAACGGCACCGGCTCAGGCACGCCCATCACCGGCGGACAGCAGAGCGgtgctcctcctcctcccgccCAGTCAAGTGGTGCCCCTACCGGCGGAAGCGGCGCTGTTCCCGGCCAAGGAACTGTCGGCGCTGACGGATCTTGCCAGTGTATCGCTTCTTGCGATTCCGGTGCGTTCCCTGCTGCCGTACAAGGAGTAGGCGCCTTTGGCGGAATGGGTG GTGGTCTCCCCGTTAGCATGGGCTCCATGTAA
- a CDS encoding 4F5 protein family domain-containing protein, whose amino-acid sequence MARGNQRDKAREANQKKLAAQKKGNTMSGTEMQRAKESAADIMRQKQAAAEARKAETAGKK is encoded by the exons ATGGCTCGTGGCAATCAGCGCGACAAGGCCCGCGAGGCCaaccagaagaagctggccgCCCAG AAAAAAGGCAACACCATGAGCGGCACTGAAATGCAGCGCGCCAAGGAGAGCGCCGCTGACATTATGCGCCAGAAGCAGGCTGCTG CCGAGGCGAGAAAGGCCGAGACCGCAGGCAAGAAATAA
- a CDS encoding mRNA cleavage factor complex component Pcf11 (similar to Cordyceps militaris CM01 XP_006666991.1) produces MSEADEVAEDYRHALEDLSSNMRFEISNLTVIARENTEHALAIADVLQQHILKAPPTKKLPALYVLDSIVKNVGTPYTLYFGRNLFKTFMESYAVVDVNVRRKMEEMLKTWKDPVPGSMDTRPVFSHELVRPIENALMKARAATMPQQGAIPGRPRSAMMPHRNTPTPPGMRGPGAPAGPFPLQQHGFPNGGRQGEVPYPVQQQFPPNSTTPQPLGSIPAVFQPPLAGPYGSAGAGTLAGISVETLSNDIQNLIVAMRAEFAQNPNDNSVQNRLKALLDLQGVVRNTSLPPDQLELIKNKVTELAAVTMKASSSQNSTPVPGFVPPQSHPTSHSHSHSHSASVTPVPASAPEQKPQVTLDSLLGPGAMAALMARQAATSQNATPTPPFHTAPIRSPPPAQQLEAPKPPPHNPLSLLEQLRQAGMIPSGTPTNTGAPAIAPPPPLPQSILPPNISSILASAKAAASQQGLDGLNNAVLNTATLKQQFRPDAIAALYDNLGPPCTQCGRRFRTDEEGKRKKMAHMDWHFRVHQRTTEAEKRGTHRSWYVDHQDWLRSREVVDSDHVAAPEDGTGHSSEADKGPKYIPVPDPASGINNACPICQEKFENKWLDTAQEWVWLDAILVGNRAFHASCHAEATRDREGTPGSSRRTPEPVLGKRKAENTIASPKIRTLKTSM; encoded by the exons ATGTCGGAAGCCGACGAAGTCGCGGAGGATTACCGCCATGCTCTGGAAGACCTCTCCTCGAACATGAGGTTCGAAATTAGCAACTTGACCGTGATTGCGCGAGAGAACACAGAACACGCTTTGGCTATTGCCGACGTTCTCCAGCAGCATATATTAAAG GCACCCCCGACCAAAAAACTGCCAGCGCTCTACGTCCTCGACTCTATAGTGAAGAATGTAGGCACGCCATACACATTATACTTCGGCCGGAACCTGTTTAAGACATTCATGGAGTCATATGCCGTTGTTGATGTCAACGTACGGAGGAAGATGGAGGAAATGCTCAAGACTTGGAAAGATCCCGTTCCTGGATCCATGGACACACGCCCAGTCTTCTCCCACGAACTAGTTCGGCCGATCGAAAATGCTCTTATGAAGGCTAGAGCCGCAACAATGCCTCAGCAAGGAGCCATACCAGGACGACCACGCTCTGCCATGATGCCTCACCGGAACACACCTACGCCTCCCGGCATGCGAGGACCTGGAGCGCCAGCCGGCCCTTTCCCTCTGCAGCAGCACGGCTTTCCCAATGGTGGCAGACAGGGCGAGGTGCCATATCCTGTCCAGCAACAG TTCCCTCCCAACTCCACAACTCCTCAACCACTTGGCTCTATACCGGCCGTTTTCCAACCGCCCCTTGCTGGACCATATGGGTCTGCTGGGGCGGGGACACTGGCTGGAATAAGCGTAGAAACGTTGAGCAATGACATTCAGAATTTGATTGTTGCCATGAGGGCAGAGTTCGCACAGAACCCAAATGATAATAGTGTTCAAAACAGACTAAAAGCCCTGCTGGATCTTCAAGGTGTCGTGCGCAATACTAGTTTGCCACCTGATCAGCTTGAGCTTATTAAAAACAAAGTAACTGAACTTGCTGCCGTGACGATGAAGGCGTCATCATCCCAGAACTCGACCCCTGTTCCGGGATTTGTACCTCCTCAAAGCCACCCAACGtctcattctcattctcacTCTCATTCTGCGTCTGTAACTCCTGTCCCAGCTTCGGCGCCTGAGCAGAAGCCTCAAGTAACGCTCGATTCTCTCCTGGGACCAGGAGCAATGGCAGCATTAATGGCCAGACAGGCGGCGACATCACAGAATGCCACTCCTACTCCTCCTTTTCACACTGCTCCAATCCGTTCGCCGCCTCCAGCACAGCAGCTAGAGGCACCAAAACCACCTCCTCACAACCCGTTGTCACTGTTGGAACAGCTTCGTCAGGCTGGCATGATTCCGTCTGGGACTCCAACAAACACTGGTGCACCAGCCATCGCCCCTCCACCACCGTTGCCTCAGTCAATACTACCGCCGaacatctccagcatctTGGCCTCAGCGAAGGCAGCAGCCAGTCAACAAGGTCTTGACGGGCTCAACAATGCCGTCTTGAACACGGCCACATTAAAACAGCA ATTCCGGCctgatgccattgccgcccTTTACGATAATCTTGGACCACCTTGTACGCAATGTGGCCGAAGATTCAGGACTGACGAAGAGGGAAAGCGGAAGAAGATGGCTCACATGGATTGGCACTTTCGAGTTCACCAGAGGACTACCGAGGCCGAGAAAAGAGGCACGCACCGAAGTTGGTACGTGGATCATCAG GACTGGCTTCGCTCCCGAGAAGTAGTTGATTCAGATCACGTTGCTGCACCCGAGGACGGCACAGGACACAGCTCAGAGGCAGACAAAGGCCCCAAATATATACCCGTGCCCGACCCAGCCAGCGGCATCAACAACGCATGCCCAATCTGTCAAGAGAAATTCGAAAACAAGTGGCTCGACACGGCCCAAGAATGGGTGTGGCTCGACGCAATTCTGGTGGGAAACCGAGCCTTCCACGCCTCGTGTCATGCTGAGGCGACGAGGGATCGTGAAGGCACGCCTGGTTCGTCCCGACGGACTCCCGAGCCCGTCttggggaagaggaaagCCGAGAATA